The following proteins come from a genomic window of Malus domestica chromosome 02, GDT2T_hap1:
- the LOC103455824 gene encoding thiosulfate sulfurtransferase 16, chloroplastic codes for MVAISFVYSSCLTGSAAIQPPSLFSSQNPNHKSSLSLNGKRLGTGLQNKNFNFCVKAAQKRNLEAVGVPTSVPVRVAHELLQAGHKYLDVRTPEEFSAGHAPGAVNIPYLYKVGSGMTKNQEFLEQVSSHFRKHDEIIVGCQLGKRSMMAATDLVASGFTGITDIAGGYAAWTQCGLPTEI; via the exons ATGGTGGCGATTTCGTTTGTGTATTCTTCTTGCCTTACTGGCTCTGCTGCAATTCAACCCCCTTCGCTTTTTTCTTCTCAAAATCCCAACCACAAATCTTCGCTTTCTCTAAACGGGAAGAGACTCGGCACTGGACTCCAAAACAAGAACTTCAACTTCTG TGTGAAAGCTGCTCAGAAGAGAAATTTGGAGGCTGTGGGGGTCCCAACTTCGGTGCCGGTTCGTGTGGCACATGAGCTTCTTCAAGCTGGACACAAATATTTGGATGTCAG GACTCCTGAGGAGTTCAGTGCAGGACATGCCCCTGGGGCTGTCAACATTCCCTACTTGTACAAAGTTGGATCAG GGATGACAAAGAACCAAGAATTTCTAGAACAAGTGTCATCACATTTCAGAAAACATGATGAGATTATAGTT GGATGCCAGCTTGGGAAAAGATCGATGATGGCTGCAACTGATCTTGTAGCTTCT GGTTTCACTGGCATTACAGATATAGCTGGTGGGTATGCCGCTTGGACACAGTGTGGACTTCCAACAGAGATATGA
- the LOC103407039 gene encoding uncharacterized protein has translation MHTQISDSEQQELIEKLDIFKIKGRDKRGRTVLRIIGKFFPARIVSVDALRKYLEERIFPEIEKKPFAVLYVHTGAQRCENFPGISAVRSIYDAVPIGVRQNLEAVYILHPGLQARLFLATFGRFFFTGGVYGKLRYVSRLDYLWEHVRRNEIELPDFVYDHDEDLEHRPMMDYGLESDHPRVYDAPAVDSPVSTYSMRCIS, from the exons atgcatACTCAAATCTCCGATTCCGAGCAGCAGGAACTCATCGAAAAGCTCGACATCTTCAAGATCAAAGGACGAGATAAACGCGGCCGCACCGTCCTTCGCATCATCGGCAAATTCTTTCCAG CTCGAATTGTGAGCGTGGATGCTCTGCGGAAGTATTTGGAGGAGAGGATATTTCCAGAGATCGAGAAAAAGCCGTTCGCCGTGCTGTACGTGCACACTGGAGCCCAAAGGTGCGAGAACTTCCCCGGGATCTCAGCCGTCCGATCAATCTACGACGCCGTACCAATCGGCGTCCGCCAGAATCTCGAAGCCGTGTATATCCTCCACCCCGGCCTCCAGGCCCGGCTCTTCCTCGCCACCTTCGGCCGCTTCTTTTTCACCGGCGG GGTGTATGGGAAGCTGAGGTACGTGAGCAGGTTGGATTATCTGTGGGAACATGTGAGGAGGAACGAGATTGAGTTGCCTGATTTCGTGTACGATCATGATGAGGACTTGGAGCACCGTCCGATGATGGACTATGGATTGGAGAGCGATCATCCGAGGGTGTACGATGCACCCGCGGTGGATTCACCCGTGTCGACGTACTCCATGAGATGCATCTCCTAG
- the LOC103418257 gene encoding putative F-box protein At1g65770, whose translation METKKVEWSDLPKELWPAIGNRVDNRIDVLRFRSVCKTWRSAVPPFQQPITPPLPLSFSSPSAAADGGALQTQSKALLFQITVYRMEFLKPNASKPWLVKFEESNSGDLRLLHPITNKPLRYYPSNTPKDFNLLDFKIVELRKSYSLQFRNSINVVMACVNKVVVMDAKNLNDCGVFMIYNGGKLGFVRSGDEKWTHVDEQNSHYDDIIVYKGQCYVVDRCGTISWVNSDLNVIQFSPPLFGLGGRKHLVESCGDLFVVDRYLDKCDMERLPEYNVENQNVNIFGANFQALPHPFDAPHHPFAAPPNPFVAPPHPLAAPFDGEAVDFKVYKLDQEWGKWVDVKNLGDQVFILSNDGSFAVSTGDLGKVKGNCILFTDQKLPHLQGIGGSKKRCISRVFMMENGIIRNLAALPTYYKMLQPPSSWLSPALDDVSRHRLADRLMEIDDSE comes from the exons ATGGAGacgaagaaggtggagtggtcCGATCTTCCCAAGGAGCTATGGCCGGCGATCGGAAACCGCGTTGACAACCGCATCGACGTTCTCCGGTTCCGCAGCGTCTGCAAGACATGGCGCTCCGCCGTCCCCCCTTTTCAGCAACCCATTACTCCTCCCCTGCCCCTCAGCTTCTCTTCTCCTTCCGCCGCGGCGGATGGCGGAGCTTTGCAGACTCAATCTAAAGCTCTACTCTTTCAAATCACAGTCTACCGCATGGAATTTCTAAAACCCAATGCGTCAAAACCGTGGCTGGTGAAGTTTGAGGAGTCGAATTCTGGTGATCTGCGATTGCTGCATCCAATCACTAATAAGCCATTGAGGTACTACCCATCTAATACTCCAAAGGATTTCAATTTGTTGGACTTTAAGATTGTCGAATTGCGAAAATCGTATAGTCTGCAATTTAGGAATAGTATCAATGTTGTTATGGCATGTGTGAACAAAGTGGTAGTCATGGATGCAAAAAACTTGAATGATTGTGGTGTTTTTATGATTTACAATGGCGGAAAGTTGGGTTTCGTGAGGTCTGGAGACGAGAAATGGACCCATGTGGATGAACAAAACTCTCACTATGATGATATCATTGTGTATAAGGGTCAATGCTATGTTGTTGATAGATGCGGAACAATTTCATGGGTCAATTCTGATTTGAATGTGATCCAATTTTCGCCTCCGTTATTTGGGCTTGGTGGGAGGAAGCATTTGGTTGAGTCGTGTGGCGATCTTTTCGTGGTTGATCGGTACCTTGACAAGTGTGACATGGAAAGGTTGCCCGAGTACAATGTCGAGAATCAAAATGTTAACATTTTTGGTGCTAATTTTCAAGCTCTTCCTCATCCATTTGATGCTCCTCATCATCCTTTCGCCGCTCCTCCTAATCCATTCGTAGCTCCTCCTCATCCACTCGCTGCTCCTTTTGACGGTGAAGCTGTGGATTTTAAAGTTTATAAGTTGGATCAAGAATGGGGTAAGTGGGTTGATGTGAAAAACTTGGGAGATCAAGTGTTTATTTTGAGCAATGATGGGTCTTTCGCTGTCTCGACTGGAGACTTGGGTAAAGTGAAGGGAAATTGCATTTTATTCACCGATCAAAAGCTTCCTCATTTACAAGGAATTGGAGGATCTAAAAAAAGGTGTATTAGTCGCGTGTTCATGATGGAGAATGGCATCATTCGGAACCTAGCTGCTTTGCCCACCTATTACAAGATGCTCCAGCCACCATCCAGTTGGCTCAGCCCTGCTCTTGATGATGTCTCTCGCCATCGGCTTGCTGATCGGTTAAT GGAAATTGATGACAGCGAATGA
- the LOC103426778 gene encoding F-box protein SKIP23-like, translating to MDGSRVDWTNLPHQLPPLIADLLQTHLEHLRFRSVCNSWRSSIPPLQSSNVPRFPTPLSLGPTAVLCPTTVYLLRPDPNSNPNPSASSSSTSSSKGWLLKLEESSGKLRLLNPITSWRIGSVSDGVPVNPMDLNLLDFNMVEMARSYVLRYINGSGSVFGINKVIKSPIFKDYCSIFFIYNEGKLGFAKTGDQKLTLINDQVSDYDDMIVYKGHPFVVDKWGQIFCISSSLELTPVSPPIGFGHRKNLIECCGELYVVDRYLDHQGTNSQEGGVGSVRYNHFLRHPLRRRRFYEAGQPKVVDFRVYKLLEDGAEELGRRWVELKSLGEQAFFLSIDCCFSVLAAELEGCKGNCIYFTDSNDIGLALRELIRPDGSVFSMEDRSIERLGSSPLYSKMFWPLPI from the coding sequence ATGGACGGCAGCCGAGTCGACTGGACAAACCTCCCACACCAGCTCCCCCCACTCATCGCCGACCTCCTCCAAACCCACCTCGAACACCTCCGATTCCGCAGCGTCTGCAACTCCTGGCGCTCCTCCATTCCACCCTTGCAAAGTTCCAATGTCCCTAGATTCCCTACTCCGCTCTCCCTCGGGCCCACTGCCGTCCTCTGCCCAACCACCGTCTACCTCCTCCGCCCCGACCCAAATTCAAATCCAAATCCTTCCGCgtcatcatcttcaacctctTCGTCCAAGGGTTGGCTGCTGAAGCTGGAAGAGTCTTCCGGCAAACTTCGTCTCCTGAACCCGATCACCAGCTGGCGGATCGGGTCCGTAAGCGATGGTGTTCCGGTAAACCCCATGGATTTGAATTTGCTGGACTTCAACATGGTGGAGATGGCCAGATCATATGTGCTCAGATATATAAATGGATCCGGATCCGTTTTTGGCATAAACAAGGTGATTAAATCCCCCattttcaaagattactgctcaattttctttatttacaaCGAAGGAAAATTGGGTTTTGCAAAAACTGGAGATCAAAAGCTCACACTCATCAACGATCAAGTTTCTGACTACGATGACATGATTGTGTACAAGGGTCATCCTTTTGTTGTGGACAAATGGGGTCAAATTTTTTGCATCAGTTCGTCGTTGGAATTGACCCCGGTTTCACCTCCGATCGGGTTTGGTCACCGTAAGAATTTAATCGAGTGTTGCGGAGAGCTTTATGTGGTGGATAGGTACCTGGATCACCAAGGTACAAACTCTCAAGAAGGAGGTGTTGGTTCTGTTCGTTACAATCACTTTCTCCGCCATCCTCTCCGCAGGCGGAGGTTCTACGAGGCGGGTCAGCCGAAGGTGGTGGACTTTAGGGTTTATAAGTTGTTGGAGGATGGTGCTGAGGAGTTGGGGAGGAGATGGGTTGAATTGAAGAGCTTGGGGGAGCAAGCTTTTTTCTTGAGCATCGATTGTTGCTTCTCTGTTTTGGCTGCAGAGTTGGAGGGGTGTAAAGGCAATTGCATATACTTCACAGATTCTAATGACATTGGTCTTGCATTGAGAGAGTTGATTAGGCCGGATGGGTCAGTTTTTAGCATGGAGGATCGTAGCATTGAGAGGCTTGGATCTTCCCCTCTTTATTCCAAGATGTTTTGGCCACTCCCAATTTGA
- the LOC103426779 gene encoding F-box protein At2g26160-like, whose translation MEEDEEKSSSNYFSPTTKNKASMDGSRVDWTNLPHQLPPLIADRLQTHLEHLRYRSVCSSWRSSIPRFQSSNPPRFPFPLSQGPTAFLSQTTVYLLRPDPDPNANRSASSSSASSFKGWLLKLEESSGKIRLLNPITSSRIGYLNDGVVVNPMDLNLLDLNMVALTRSCVLRDTNGSGSIFGINKVIISPNFKDYCSIFMIYNKGKLGFAKIGDQKLTLINDQVSDYDDMIVYKGRPYVVDKWGQIFCIDSSSLELVPFSPPIGLGHRKNLVECCGELCVVDRYLDHQGSNSREGGFDSVYYNFFQRYRRLRHRFYEAGQLKVVDFRVYKLLEDGDEGLGRRWVEVKSLGEQALFLTVDCCFSVLAAELEGCKGNCIYFTNSNDIGLAFRELVRPDGSVFSMEDHSIEGLGSSPLYSKMFWPLPT comes from the coding sequence ATGGAGGAAGATGAAGAGAAGTCGTCCTCAAATTATTTCAGTCCAACCACAAAGAACAAGGCCTCCATGGACGGCAGCCGAGTCGACTGGACAAACCTCCCACACCAGCTCCCCCCACTCATCGCCGACCGCCTCCAAACCCACCTCGAACACCTCCGATATCGCAGCGTCTGCAGCTCCTGGCGCTCCTCCATTCCCCGCTTCCAAAGTTCCAATCCCCCCAGATTCCCTTTTCCGCTCTCCCAAGGGCCCACTGCCTTCCTCTCCCAAACCACCGTCTACCTCCTCCGCCCCGACCCGGATCCAAATGCAAATCGTTCCGCGTCATCATCTTCAGCCTCTTCATTCAAGGGTTGGCTGCTGAAGCTGGAAGAGTCTTCTGGCAAAATCCGTCTCCTGAATCCGATCACCAGCTCGCGGATCGGGTACTTAAACGACGGTGTTGTGGTAAACCCCATGGATTTGAATTTGCTGGACTTAAACATGGTGGCGTTGACCAGATCATGTGTGCTCAGAGACACAAATGGATCCGGATCCATTTTTGGTATAAACAAGGTGATTATATCCCCCAATTTCAAAGATTATTGCTCAATTTTCATGATTTACAACAAAGGAAAATTGGGTTTTGCAAAAATTGGTGATCAAAAGCTCACACTCATCAACGATCAAGTTTCTGACTACGATGACATGATTGTGTACAAGGGTCGCCCTTATGTTGTGGACAAATGGGGTCAAATTTTTTGCATCGATTCATCGTCGTTGGAATTGGTGCCGTTTTCACCTCCGATCGGGCTTGGTCACCGGAAGAATTTAGTCGAGTGTTGCGGGGAGCTTTGTGTGGTTGATAGGTACCTTGATCACCAGGGTTCAAACTCTCGAGAAGGAGGTTTTGATTCTGTTTATTACAATTTCTTTCAGCGCTATCGTCGCCTCCGGCACAGATTCTACGAGGCAGGTCAGCTGAAGGTGGTTGACTTTAGGGTTTACAAGTTGTTGGAGGATGGTGATGAGGGGTTGGGGAGGAGATGGGTTGAAGTGAAGAGCTTGGGGGAGCAAGCTTTGTTCTTGACTGTTGATTGCTGCTTCTCTGTTTTGGCTGCAGAGTTGGAGGGGTGTAAAGGTAATTGCATTTACTTCACAAATTCTAATGACATTGGTCTTGCATTTAGAGAGTTGGTTAGGCCAGATGGGTCTGTTTTTAGCATGGAGGATCATAGCATTGAGGGGCTTGGATCTTCCCCACTTTATTCCAAGATGTTTTGGCCACTCCCTACCTAA
- the LOC103455832 gene encoding thiol-disulfide oxidoreductase LTO1 — translation MATLAFAGLTSPPLSTSRRSPLTHGRFQSPFLHKTLKWGQRSLLLPITCSSTEPNQNADDSEPKTASLAPSSSSDLTYKLYAGLGGVGFLETTYLTYLKLTNSTAFCPTGGGGGGGSCGDILSSDYAVVFGVPLPLFGMVAYGLVATLGVQLLTAKKLPFGISESNARLVLLGTTTSMAAASACFLYILSTKFSGASCSYCLLSALLSFTLFFTALKDFGLEKLQKEVGLLFCIASLVVVTLNRSYSALPPVPSSPSEIDLPYFSTEITTPSSPFAIALAKHLSAIGAKMYGAFWCSHCVEQKQMFGSEAAKLVNYVECFPGGFRKGTIMQKECFDVGIEGFPTWVINGQVLSGEKELMELAQESGFDLKEFNQTP, via the exons ATGGCGACCTTGGCGTTCGCGGGCCTAACATCTCCGCCGTTGTCGACGTCGCGCCGGTCTCCGTTGACCCACGGAAGATTCCAAAGCCCCTTCCTCCATAAAACTCTGAAATGGGGTCAGAGATCTCTGCTTCTTCCCATAACATGCTCGTCCACCGAACCAAATCAAAACGCCGACGATTCCGAACCCAAAACGGCGTCGTTGGCCCCGTCGTCTTCGAGTGACTTGACCTACAAACTCTACGCAGGGCTCGGAGGCGTTGGGTTTCTCGAGACAACTTACTTGACTTACCTCAAGCTCACAAATTCCACTGCATTCTGCCCCACtggcggcggcggcggaggcGGAAGCTGCGGCGACATCCTCAGTAGCGATTACGCCGTCGTTTTTG GTGTTCCTCTTCCGCTGTTCGGAATGGTTGCTTATGGGTTAGTTGCTACTCTGGGTGTGCAGCTACTGACTGCAAAGAAGTTGCCTTTTGGAATTAGTGAATCTAATGCTCGCTTAGTTTTGCTCGGGACTACAACTTCCATGGCAGCTGCTAGCGCTTGCTTTTTGTACATTCTTAGCACCAAATTTTCGGGAGCTTCTTGCTCGTATTGCTTGTTATCTGCTCTGCTCTCTTTCACCTTGTTTTTCACCGCCTTGAAG GATTTTGGGTTGGAAAAATTACAGAAGGAAGTGGGTTTGCTGTTTTGTATAGCTAGCTTAGTGGTTGTGACTCTCAACAGGTCATATAGTGCTCTTCCACCTGTGCCCTCAAG CCCATCTGAAATTGATCTTCCATATTTTTCAACTGAGATAACAACACCATCAAGCCCGTTTGCAATAGCTCTTGCAAAGCATCTGAGTGCTATTGGTGCTAAAATGTATGGGGCTTTCTGGTGTTCACATTGTGTCGAACAAAAGCAG ATGTTTGGAAGTGAGGCAGCAAAACTGGTGAACTATGTTGAGTGCTTCCCTGGTGGATTTAGGAAGGGAACTATAATGCAAAAAGAATGCTTTGATGTCGGAATTGAAGGTTTTCCTACGTGGGTGATTAATGGGCAG GTATTGAGTGGAGAAAAAGAGTTGATGGAGCTTGCACAGGAATCTGGGTTTGATTTAAAGGAATTTAATCAGACTCCCTAG